Genomic window ([Eubacterium] hominis):
GGTAATTATAATGAACAGTCTTTTTCTTACAGTGCAGCAGTGGTGGCAGGATTATGCCGTAATTACAGCTATCGTGTGAAAGAGCGTGTATTGGATGCGAAAGAAATTTATCGTCGTGCGCATGAAAATGATCAGGATGCAATAGCGTGTATTGAACAATTTTATCATGATGTAGCGTTGTTGTTAATCAATACTGCTGTCATTATAGCACCAGATGCTATTTTGATAGGTGGAGGCATCAGTGCAAATGAAGAAGCAATGCATGGAATCATTTCTGCTTATGAAGAAATCATACAAGACTATCATGTATTAAGTCTTGTGGAAATGCCAAAAATCTTAGCTTGTAAATTGAAGAATGAAGCCGGAATGATTGGCGCAGCACGGAAATTGATGTTAATGAAAGAAAAGATCTAATTAAAAAAGATCTTTTTTTATGTAATATAGAAAAAACGTCCAGATGGGCTTTGATTTTCTACATACCTTATTATTGAGATACGACAACAGCGTATCTTAGAAAGATGAGGGATAACTTATGTGTAATCATGTATATTTAAACAATGAAGGATTGGAGTATAACGATTTTGACAACAGAGGTTTTGAAGGACGCGGATTTGATCGCGGTCACAAAGGATGCAGCTGTAACTGTAATTGTAACTGCAACTGTGGATGCAACAACGGATGTGGCGATTCAGGATATGATGATCGTGCATTTGAAGAAGCACAGCGTATTATCAATCAGGTAGCACGTCGTAGAGGCAGAGAAAACCGTTGCGCTCGTCAGTTTGTTCGCTGTATGAGAAGCATCAACAACAACTGCAACTGGTAATAAATAAAAGGAAGCGTCAAATAGACGCTTCTTTACATAGCTTGTTTGTTTAAGAAAGATATGACTTCTTGAAAGGTTTCTATAGCCTGTGTTCGTTCTAATTGAAACTGATATTCATGTGGAAGATCGTTGTCATAGGTCAATAATTTTGATGAAACATGGAGATCTTTTAAACATTTATCCATAGCTTCTGCCTGTTTCATAAAGGAATTGGTATTTCCATCTGTTAATAAGGTCGGTGGAAAGGATGATGTGATCCATGGCATAAAGTCGGCTTGTTTCATATTTGAGGATGTTTCCCAGTGTTTATCATCAAAATACGCCCAGGCACTTTGATCAAATAAGAAATTTGAAAGCCAGCTGTCTGTATCATCGTATGCTTTGATATCTAATAATCCACAGAAGGATAGAAAACCTTTGATCTGTTGTGGCTTTAAACAAGCCTTGATTCCAGTGAACTCTTGATATTGAGGATTTATTTGTAATGTGGTAAACTCTCCTGCAATATGTGCACCAGCCGAATCTCCACCGATAAAGATGTTTTGAAAATCTATAGGGTAATCTTTTGTTTGAATATCTTCTAATAATTCCATCATTTGATAAACAGGGGTTGGATATTTTTGTTCAGGCGCTAAGGCATAATTCATAGAAATAACAGTATATCCATAGGATGCAACCATTTCCATATACGTACGAGTATCAGCTTTATCCCCACCAACAAATGCTCCTCCATGTACCCATAACAGCAATGGATAGCTGCCTTTTTCTTTTGGATAGTAGATATCATAAGTATGTAAATCATATGCAGAAGCATAGGATACATCTAGTTTTTCTTCTATCGTTTGTATGCGTTGTTCATATTCTGGATGATGGGTATATTGCACACCTTCTTTACCACCAGAAAATCCCATTCTTGTAAGTTTTGTGACAGGAACACAGGTAAACTGTATCATGATCAAACACCCTGCCATGAATAAGATGATGATGACAATCAGAAGCTTTGTGATTGTCCATAATTTCTTTTTCATAAGAGCCTCCTTTTTTCCTATAATATAAGAAAAACAAAGAAACTTTGTTATCATGAATTTTATCTTTGTATCAGATTATTAATATTGGAAGTTCTTATCGCGGAATCCTTTTGGTGTTTGTCCACAGATCTGTTTAAAACGCTGGGTGAAATGGCTTTGACTGGTAAAGTTTAATAAAGAGCTGATTTCCTGAAAACTATAATCCGTAAACAACAATAGTTGTTTGGCTTCTTCTATTTTCTTTTTTAATACATAATCACTTAATGATTCTCCAACTTCTTTTTTAAAACGTGAGGAAATATATACGGCAGATTTACCTGTTGTACAACTTAAATCTTCTAATGTGATCTTTTCATATAAATGGGCATCGATATATCGCAGACATTGATTGATCAGGGTAGAGCACTGTTTTGCCTGTGATTGAATCAAATCACAAAATTGATAACTGGCATATTTCATATAACGGATACATTCTGGTACCGTATGAATATTCTTTAATCCCTGAATCAAAGCATCCGATAAACTAAAAGCGCTGTCTAAAGGAACACCACAGGCAATCGCCTGTCTGGTCAATAATGTCACAATGGTCACAAACTTTAATTTGGTACTTTCAAAAAAATCATCTGCTAGATGGACTTCATACGTTTTATTGATTTTAGAAAAGATCCAGTCTATTTTTTCTTTTTGCCCTTTTTTTACATATTCTAAAAACCGTAGTTCAAATTGATAAGAATCACTGGTAGCATCATGACTTCTTCGCTCATACAGGTTTTCTTCAAAGGTTTCCTCAGGCAGTTTTTCCAGCTTTTCTTTATGAAGATATTTGATTGGAATCTGATGTGCATCTAAAGAGCACTGCATGATCAAGTCATAAAACATGACACAATAATCTTTAAAGCTTTCTAATGTTTCACTGGAGATATACGCTTTGATATCATAGGAAAATTTAGATGTAATGGATGTATTTAACAATGCACAGGGACCAATCAAAATACGATAACGTTTTTGATCACTGGTATATAAAAAGGAAGCACCCAGCATTTCATAGGTGTTGACGATATGTAAAGGGAATTCATCATCAACAAATAAATATTCAAATTTTTCTTTTAAGGACATGATTGGCGCATATCTGGGAAAGACAAGACTGCCTGCTTCATCATCTAATAAGGTGATGGGAACATAGGTACGATGATATAAGGTGTCAATAGCATGAATAAGTTCAGATTGATTCATAAATTCCTCCTGTGTTAATAATTTAACATAAATATTAAAATTATGATAAAACCGTTGTGTAAATCATTATATAATAGCATTGTAACAAAGTAAAGCGGTTACAACCTTTGGCCAAGGTTACGAATTGAAAAAGAGAAAGGATGTTTGTATGAAACGTTTTGAACAATTGCTAAATGACAAGTTAATGCCACTAGCAGAAAAATTAACACAAAACAAAATTTTGGGCGCATTGATGGAAGGCTTTATCCGATGCTCTCCCATCACACTAGGTATCGCATTTATTACCATTATCGGAAACTTTCCGATTCCAGCATGGACCAAATGGTTAACCGAAATAGGCTTGATGCAGCATGTATCTGCCATTACCAATGGTGCCACAGGCGTGTTGACACTGTATGTAATTTATTCCTTATCCATGGCTTATGCGAAACGTATTGAAGTCAATGAACGAAATTCCGCATTGATCTCTTTAGCGTTCTTCATTATGATTATGCCACAAACCATTACCACAATGGATGCGGCAGGAAAAGAAACAGTAATCAATGCATTGAAATTAGATTATCTGGGTGGACAGGGGTTATTTATTGGTATGATCATTGCCTTAGTCATCACAAGATTATATGCATATTTATCAAGTAAAAACCTGTCTTTTAAACTTCCACCAAGTGTACCTGCCATGGTATCACAATCATTATCTCCAGTATTTGTTGTAACGATCATCTTCGTTTTGGCATTCATTGTACGCGTAGCATTCTCCTATACTTCCGCAGGGGATATCATTAACTTCTTTATTCAGGTAATCAATGCACCATTAAATTCTGTGGTTGCCAATCCTTTAACGATTATTTTGATTATCTCTTTCATGGGATTGTTATGGTTCTTTGGTATTCACAATGCGGTTTTACAGGGACCTTTAGGTGCTATATCTTTGACCATGTTAGCGGGTAATATTACGGCATTTCAAAATGGCGAACCATTACCTTATCTGATGCCGGCGGTTGTATATGCAGGAATGACATCAGCTGGATTTATGGGAATCATTGTTGGAATGATGTTTAAATCAAAATCACAGAAGTATAAACAAATTGCGAAGTTATCCTTTATTCCATCTTTATTCAATATTACGGAACCGATCATGTTTGGTATGCCGATCATTATGAATCCGATCTTCTTTATTCCTCAGGTATTCCCTCAATTGATCGCAGGTTTTGTGACATGGGGACTGGCATCTACCATTCTTCCCATCACAATGAATCCATATATGTCATTGATGCCATGGACAACACCAACCTTTATTAAAATGCCACTTCTAGGCGGTATCAACTTCACGATTATTATGATTATCTGTTTCGCTATTTCTATTTTGATCTGGTATCCATTCTTAAAGGTTGCGGATCTTCGTGAATATGAGCTGGAACAGCAGGCACAAAAAGCATTAGATGAAGGTGAGGATAATGAAAACTGATCCATGGGTTACATGGTGGAGTCATGCGCAAAGAGGCTGTGGTCTGATAAATCAACAACAGCCAACACATCAATGTGTAAATATTCATCGTTTACCAGAAGCATCCGCTATTCGCTTTCGCTTTTCTAATTTCTATGATACACAGGATGTAGAAATCACCAATGTGACACTAACCTATCATGATCAGGAATTCCCAATCACTTTTCAAAAAGCATCTACCTATATCTTACATCAGGATGAAACAATCCTCAGTGATCCTGTGGATATCCATTGTATGGCAAAGGATACCTTGATATTAGACTATGATATCATCACACAACAAGCCTGTACCTCGGGAATCGATGTTTCAAATGATCAAGATATCCAAACAGATGGGGTAGTGATCTATTTGTTTCATGGTATAGATATCATATCCAAAGATATCAAAGGATGTATCTGTGCATTTGGGGATTCTATCGTAGAAATGGCGCAATGGACAAATGTGTTAAAAGAAATGTTAAAGGAAAAAGGTTATGTATTGATCAATCAGGGAATCAGTGGAAATCGGTTGTTGAAGGATTTACAACATATCCAAATGGATGCATCCCATGCCTATATCTTAGAAGGCACAACTGCTCAACAAAAGATAGAAGAACCAAAAATATTTCAACATATTCCCATCACCAAGCAATGCTTTGGAAAACCTGGCATTAAACGATTAAAACAAGAGATTTTAGATACACATAATCATATGAAAGCGATCATTTGTGCAATTGGTATCAATGATTTATACCAACCGGGAACCTTTTGCGCAGAATTATTAGAACTACCAACATTGGAAGAAATGCAACAAGCGTATACCAATATATGGCAACAAATCAAAGATTCTGAATGTGATCTATTGGTAGTAGGCATTACTTCATTTTTAGCATCGGATGGTGCCAGCACAGAAAAAGAAATGATGCGATTAGCGTTAAATGAATGGATGAAACAAAGTACATTGCCGGATGGCTTTGTGGCATTCGATGATATCTTATGTGATACAAATCATGTGTTATTTGATGATGTCCATATCGGAGATCATCTACACCCTAATGCATATGGAGGTAAGAAAATGGCGAATAAAATATATCAACAATTGGAGAAACTTCTATGATCTGGCTATGTATCGGCGCATTGATCATTGCCATTTTATGGTTTGTATGTATGACACCATGGCCGTTTGTCTTGCTGTTGCGTCATAAAAAAGAAGAACCTAGAGAAAAAGGTAGAAGTGATCAAAAACAAATCGAGGAACATCTGACGATAAAAAAAGGGCTGCCATATCCTTCCTCTTATCCAAGTGCAACATATGATGTATATTATGATCCAAAAACACCAGCGAAACGAATACTGGTATGGGTGCATGGTGGAGCATTTATCGCAGGGGATAGTCGTGGCACAAAGAATTTTGGGCCAATGATGGCAAAACAAGGAACGATCTTTTACGCCATCAATTATGCACTTGCACCTGCGCATCATTTTCCTGATCAGATCCTTCAAATTGATGAATTTCTAAAGGCATTACCGCAATTATTATCAAAAGAAGGACTACCTATGCCATCTCATCTATATCTTGGAGGAGATTCCGCTGGAGCGAATATGGTCGCAGAATATACCTGTATGAAATATGATGCCTTACTATGTGAAAAAAGCCATGTACAGCTACAATCCTTGTTTGATATCAATGGCTTATTACTATATTGTGGGCCATATGATTTCGCAGAAGATTTAACAAATCCAAAACTAAAAGACTTTGTGAAGATGTTTCATTACCTTGGCTGGGCTTATCTTGGTAAAAAAAGCTGGGCAAAACATGAAGAAAAATATCTGGCTTCCCCTTATCATCAGGTTAATCAAAAATTTCCTGCTACATATCTATGTGATGGAAGAAAATATTCATTCTTATGGCAGGGAAAAAAGCTGGCAGAAAAACTATCTGACATGCAGGTGTATGTGAAATCTGACTTCTATGAGGATATGCCACATGAATTTCAATTTGATTATGTTAAATATCCCAAAGAAGCAATGGAGGTATTTGAAAACAGCTGTGCATTTATGGAGGATATAGAAAGGAAATAGACATGTTAAAAAAGGATTTTTTATGGGGTGGTGCTGTTGCGGCCAACCAGTGTGAAGGTGCTTATTTAGAAGGTGGAAAAGGTTTATCTATCATGGATATCGTTACTGCTGGAGATAAAAATCATCCACGCCGTTTTACGCTAAATTTAGAAAGTGATGCTTATTATCCCAATCATGAGGCAATCGACTTTTATCATCATTATAAGGAAGATATCGCAATGTTTGCGGAAATGGGATTTCGTTGTTTTCGTACATCGATTGCATGGAGCCGTATCTTTCCAAATGGAGATGAAGAAGAACCAAATGAAGAAGGACTTGCATTTTATGATCGATTATTTGATGAATTAAAACGTTATCATATAGAGCCAATAATCACAATATCACATTATGAAATGCCATTACATCTAGTAAAAGCGTATGGTGGATGGAGAAATAGAAAATTGATTGATTTCTATGTGAAATATGCCAAAACATTATTTCAAAGATATCGTGGAAAAGTAAGATACTGGATGACCTTTAATGAAATAAATTCCACAATCCACGTTCCTGCCATTGCAGGGGTGATCATTTCAGAAAAAGAAGATAAAAAACAAGTAAGTTATCAGGCTTTACATCATCAATTTATCGCAAGTGCGCTGGCAGTCAAAGCGGCACATGACATAGATTCAGATAATAAAGTTGGATGTATGGTCATGACAACCGTAGGCTATCCCAAAACATCGCATCCATTAGATGTAGAGGCAGCCCAGCAATACTTACGAGATGGCACATTATTCTTTTGTGATGTTCAGGTAAGAGGCGCATATCCATCCTATTTCCACAGTTATGGAATAGATATTCAAATGGAAGAAAACGATACACAGATATTAAAGGAAGGCTGTGTAGATTATATTGGGTTCTCTTATTATTCATCCAATGTGGTGGCACATCATATGGAAGGGGAATTATGCGATGGTAACATCGTGAAAGGATTGAAAAATCCTTATTTAGAAGCGAGTGCATGGGGCTGGCAGATTGATCCGGATGGATTAAAATATCTCATGCGTACACTTTATGAACGTTATGAAAAACCATTGTTTATTGTGGAAAATGGTCTTGGATATGCGGATGAAATCAGTGAAGATGGAAAGATTCATGATGATTATCGTATCGCATATTTACGTTCTCACATACAGGCAATGAAAGAAGTTGTAGAACATGAACATATCGATTTATTGGGATATACAGCATGGGGCTGTATTGATATCGTTTCCGCTGGTACCGGAGAAATGAAAAAACGATATGGCATGATCTATGTAGATCGAGATGATGCTGGGAATGGCACCAATCAACGAAAGAAGAAAGATTCTTTCGCATGGTATCAAAAAGTCATCTCATCTAATGGTGAAGATTTAACATAAGAAAAGAAAGAAAAAGGAGAAATTTAAACATGAAATTCAATAGGAAGAAAAAGGTAGTGGCGGCTGGTGGTGCGGCTGTCATCTTGGCTGGTTGTGCCATTACAGGAGGCAATACAGTACTTTCTGCGGTACATGAAGGAACAGGACAATTAAAAAGTGGTGCGATCACCT
Coding sequences:
- a CDS encoding alpha/beta hydrolase, with product MKKKLWTITKLLIVIIILFMAGCLIMIQFTCVPVTKLTRMGFSGGKEGVQYTHHPEYEQRIQTIEEKLDVSYASAYDLHTYDIYYPKEKGSYPLLLWVHGGAFVGGDKADTRTYMEMVASYGYTVISMNYALAPEQKYPTPVYQMMELLEDIQTKDYPIDFQNIFIGGDSAGAHIAGEFTTLQINPQYQEFTGIKACLKPQQIKGFLSFCGLLDIKAYDDTDSWLSNFLFDQSAWAYFDDKHWETSSNMKQADFMPWITSSFPPTLLTDGNTNSFMKQAEAMDKCLKDLHVSSKLLTYDNDLPHEYQFQLERTQAIETFQEVISFLNKQAM
- a CDS encoding helix-turn-helix transcriptional regulator codes for the protein MNQSELIHAIDTLYHRTYVPITLLDDEAGSLVFPRYAPIMSLKEKFEYLFVDDEFPLHIVNTYEMLGASFLYTSDQKRYRILIGPCALLNTSITSKFSYDIKAYISSETLESFKDYCVMFYDLIMQCSLDAHQIPIKYLHKEKLEKLPEETFEENLYERRSHDATSDSYQFELRFLEYVKKGQKEKIDWIFSKINKTYEVHLADDFFESTKLKFVTIVTLLTRQAIACGVPLDSAFSLSDALIQGLKNIHTVPECIRYMKYASYQFCDLIQSQAKQCSTLINQCLRYIDAHLYEKITLEDLSCTTGKSAVYISSRFKKEVGESLSDYVLKKKIEEAKQLLLFTDYSFQEISSLLNFTSQSHFTQRFKQICGQTPKGFRDKNFQY
- a CDS encoding PTS sugar transporter subunit IIC; this translates as MKRFEQLLNDKLMPLAEKLTQNKILGALMEGFIRCSPITLGIAFITIIGNFPIPAWTKWLTEIGLMQHVSAITNGATGVLTLYVIYSLSMAYAKRIEVNERNSALISLAFFIMIMPQTITTMDAAGKETVINALKLDYLGGQGLFIGMIIALVITRLYAYLSSKNLSFKLPPSVPAMVSQSLSPVFVVTIIFVLAFIVRVAFSYTSAGDIINFFIQVINAPLNSVVANPLTIILIISFMGLLWFFGIHNAVLQGPLGAISLTMLAGNITAFQNGEPLPYLMPAVVYAGMTSAGFMGIIVGMMFKSKSQKYKQIAKLSFIPSLFNITEPIMFGMPIIMNPIFFIPQVFPQLIAGFVTWGLASTILPITMNPYMSLMPWTTPTFIKMPLLGGINFTIIMIICFAISILIWYPFLKVADLREYELEQQAQKALDEGEDNEN
- a CDS encoding alpha/beta hydrolase fold domain-containing protein codes for the protein MWLCIGALIIAILWFVCMTPWPFVLLLRHKKEEPREKGRSDQKQIEEHLTIKKGLPYPSSYPSATYDVYYDPKTPAKRILVWVHGGAFIAGDSRGTKNFGPMMAKQGTIFYAINYALAPAHHFPDQILQIDEFLKALPQLLSKEGLPMPSHLYLGGDSAGANMVAEYTCMKYDALLCEKSHVQLQSLFDINGLLLYCGPYDFAEDLTNPKLKDFVKMFHYLGWAYLGKKSWAKHEEKYLASPYHQVNQKFPATYLCDGRKYSFLWQGKKLAEKLSDMQVYVKSDFYEDMPHEFQFDYVKYPKEAMEVFENSCAFMEDIERK
- the ascB gene encoding 6-phospho-beta-glucosidase yields the protein MLKKDFLWGGAVAANQCEGAYLEGGKGLSIMDIVTAGDKNHPRRFTLNLESDAYYPNHEAIDFYHHYKEDIAMFAEMGFRCFRTSIAWSRIFPNGDEEEPNEEGLAFYDRLFDELKRYHIEPIITISHYEMPLHLVKAYGGWRNRKLIDFYVKYAKTLFQRYRGKVRYWMTFNEINSTIHVPAIAGVIISEKEDKKQVSYQALHHQFIASALAVKAAHDIDSDNKVGCMVMTTVGYPKTSHPLDVEAAQQYLRDGTLFFCDVQVRGAYPSYFHSYGIDIQMEENDTQILKEGCVDYIGFSYYSSNVVAHHMEGELCDGNIVKGLKNPYLEASAWGWQIDPDGLKYLMRTLYERYEKPLFIVENGLGYADEISEDGKIHDDYRIAYLRSHIQAMKEVVEHEHIDLLGYTAWGCIDIVSAGTGEMKKRYGMIYVDRDDAGNGTNQRKKKDSFAWYQKVISSNGEDLT